Below is a genomic region from Deltaproteobacteria bacterium.
ACGAAGTGTAATCAGAAACATCACACCCAAGCCTCTGTTCCGCTTTAACGGCGGGCCGCGCCGGGACAGAGCGGCCGCCTTCTAACGCGGACCCAATTATCCTTCAGAGGAAATCAATTGTCAAGAAGGAAATGACTTTTCCGCACAGGGCGCAACAGGCGCCCTCCAGGCGGTGCCGCGGCAATGCAGCGCCCCTCCCGCCGGCGGCTCTCCCCGCCGAGAAATGGGTGCCCTCCCCCGCCCTGTTTTCTTGTGAAGGGAGCAACAGGGCACTGGTGTTTGATGCCCGGCCAGGGCGGGGGAAGGGCATAGCCTGCGTACCGCTCGATACAGACTTACATAACTTAGCAAGTCTCGTGCCACGAGCCCCGACTGCGGGACATGGCGTCCTAACCTACCGGAAAGCTTGAGATGCCGGGGTGGCGGGCCGGGGATGAGACTCCCCTCCGGGACGCCTCGACCTTGCGGAAAGCCGCAACGAGGCCGGCAGCTTGCGATTTTCCGCAATGAGGACCCGCGGCTCCCGCTTCTCCCCTTCGGCGTGTCAGGGGGTGTGGATGCCGTACTTGACGACCTTGTCCTGGAGGGTGGAGCGCTTGAGCTTGAGCATGCGCGCCGCCTCGCTTCGGTTGCCGCCGGCCTTCTTTATGGCCATGGTGATGAGCCGCTTCTCGAAGGCCGACACGGCCTCGTCGAAGGAGTCGCCGCTGTCGAGGATGCGCGCAAAGTGGATGTCGCGCTTGAGGTCTCCGGGATCGAAGACCACGTCGGGCAGGTCCGAGGGCTCGACCACCGGGTTCCTCGTCATGGCGAGGATCCTCTCGACCATGTTCTCCAGCTCCCGGACGTTGCCGGGCCAGCCGTAGTCCATGAGCAGCCGCAGCGCCTCGCTCGAAAAGGTCTTCCTGTCCTCCTCGCCCTTGGAGTACTTGTCGACGAAGTGCTCGATGAGCAGCGGTATGTCCTCCTTGCGGCCCCGCAGCGGCGGCAGCTTGAGCGGTATGACGTTGAACCGGTAGTAGAGGTCCTCGCGGAACCTTCCCTCGCGGACCCGCTCGAGGAGATCGACCTTCGTCGCCGCTATGACCCGCACATCGACCTTGATCGTGGTCGTGCCGCCCACGCGCTCGAACTCCTTTTCCTGTAGGACCCGCAGCAGCTTTGTCTGCATGGGCAGCGGTATGTCGTCCACGTCGTCGAGGAAGATGGTGCCGCCGTCGGCGAGTTCGAAGCGGCCCTTGCGCTCCTTGACGGCGCCCGTAAAGGCCCCTTTCTCGTGGCCGAAGAGCTCGCTCAGAAGCAGCGTTTCGGTCAGGGCCGCGCAGCTGAACTTTATGAGCGGGCGGTGCTTGCGCAGGCTGTTGTAGTGTATGGCGTGGGCGATGAGCTCCTTGCCCGTGCCGCTCTCGCCCACTATGAGGACCGTGGCGTCGCGCGTGGAGATGCTCTCTATGAGGTCGTAGATGTTCTGCATCTCCTTGCTCTTGCCTATGAGGTTGCCGAAGCTGTAGCGCTCGGAGATGGCGCGCTTGAGCTCGATGTTCTCGTGGAGCAGGGCCCTGTACTCGCTGAGCCTCTCGATGATGAGCATGAGCTCCTCTGATGTGAAGGGCTTGGTTATGTAGTCGTAGGCCCCGAGCTTCATGGCCTCCACGGCCGTATCGACCGTGGCGTAGGCGGTCATGACGATGACCGGCAGGTCCGGGTTGTGCTCCTTTATGCGCCGCAGAAGCTCCATACCGCTCATGACCGGCAGCTTCAGGTCCGTAACCACGAGGTCGATGCCCCCCGCCTTGACGGCCTCGAGCGCGCTCACCGGCTCCTCGAAGCTCGCGGCCTCGTGACCCGCCATTATGAGCGAGTCCGTAAGGGTTATGCGCTTTATCTTCTCGTCGTCGACGACCGCTATCTTCATGGCTTAGCTCGCGTCTCCCGGCGGCTGCGAACCGTCTCCCCGAAAAAGACGTTCACGCCTCGCCGGCCGGGGCCATGTCCACGAGGACGTCGCTCGCGTCCGCGACCGAGCGGAGGCTCACCGTGAAGGTAGTGCCGCGGCCGGGACGGCTCTCCACGTCGATGGAGCCTCCGTGCTTCTCCACAATCTCATGGCATATGGAGAGGCCGAGCCCCGTGCCCTCGCCGCCCGGCTTGGTCGTATAGAAGGGCTCGAATATCCTCTTCAGCTCGTCGCCGTCCATTCCCTTGCCCGTGTCGCTTATGCTCACCACCGACATGCCGCCCTCGCTGCGGCTCCTTATGGTGATGGTCCCGCCCTCCTCCATGGCCTCGAGGGCGTTGAGGAAGATGTTGAAGTAGACCTGCTGGAGGTTGTGCGGGTCTCCGGCCACGGGCCGCAGCTCGGGGTCGAAGTCCTGTACGAGCCTTATCCCCTGCTTGTCGAGCTTCCACTCCATCATCTGCACCGTCCGCCGCAGCAGCGAGTTGATGTCGACGATCTCCGTGCGGAACTCGTGGTTGCGGACGTGTTCGAGGAGGTTTCGCACCACCTTCTCGATGTCGCAGAGCCCTTCCTCCATGAGGTCGAAGTAACGCTCCCTTATGCCCCTGTCCACGTCGGGACTGCGCACCGTGTTGAGACAGTTCTTTATGCCGTCGAGGGGGTTGTTTATCTCGTGGGCGATGTCGGCGGCGAGCTTGCCCACGGAGGCGAGTTTTTCGGTCTGGGCTATCTGGCTCTTCACGGTCCTCAGGTTGGCGTAGGCGCTCTTGAGCTTCTTTCTCACCTCCTTGAGCTCGCGGCGGGTCCTCTCTATCTCGCGGCGGTCGAGCCTGGACTTCTCGGAGACGAAGCCCACGAAGCCGGTGATGAGAAAGAGGGCCGAGAGCCTGAGGAAGAGATCGACCCACCCCCTGTCGTGCCACTGGCCGTAGACGGCGAGCATGTAGACGAGCGAGCAGGCCGCGGCCAGCGCAAGCCCCCGCGCCAGGCCGTAGTAGTAGGCGTTGAGCGCGCCGAAGAGGTAGATGATGATGTATACGTCGCTCGTCATGCCGCCCGAGTCGGCCACGAAGAGCCCGAGAAAGACAAGGTCCATGGCCTGGGCCGCCAGGTGTATCTCGGCCGTCCTCTCGCCCTTGCGCAGCTTCACGGCGATTAGGAATACGGAGTA
It encodes:
- a CDS encoding GHKL domain-containing protein, whose product is MAGGGLARVMSAATVCRGPRPALSFSYRHSGLQRTSMYQEQAFSGLKTINHALIAVRAFLILGAALWLALQSFPSPPEREHLFLLFVLFIVYSVFLIAVKLRKGERTAEIHLAAQAMDLVFLGLFVADSGGMTSDVYIIIYLFGALNAYYYGLARGLALAAACSLVYMLAVYGQWHDRGWVDLFLRLSALFLITGFVGFVSEKSRLDRREIERTRRELKEVRKKLKSAYANLRTVKSQIAQTEKLASVGKLAADIAHEINNPLDGIKNCLNTVRSPDVDRGIRERYFDLMEEGLCDIEKVVRNLLEHVRNHEFRTEIVDINSLLRRTVQMMEWKLDKQGIRLVQDFDPELRPVAGDPHNLQQVYFNIFLNALEAMEEGGTITIRSRSEGGMSVVSISDTGKGMDGDELKRIFEPFYTTKPGGEGTGLGLSICHEIVEKHGGSIDVESRPGRGTTFTVSLRSVADASDVLVDMAPAGEA
- a CDS encoding sigma-54-dependent Fis family transcriptional regulator, encoding MKIAVVDDEKIKRITLTDSLIMAGHEAASFEEPVSALEAVKAGGIDLVVTDLKLPVMSGMELLRRIKEHNPDLPVIVMTAYATVDTAVEAMKLGAYDYITKPFTSEELMLIIERLSEYRALLHENIELKRAISERYSFGNLIGKSKEMQNIYDLIESISTRDATVLIVGESGTGKELIAHAIHYNSLRKHRPLIKFSCAALTETLLLSELFGHEKGAFTGAVKERKGRFELADGGTIFLDDVDDIPLPMQTKLLRVLQEKEFERVGGTTTIKVDVRVIAATKVDLLERVREGRFREDLYYRFNVIPLKLPPLRGRKEDIPLLIEHFVDKYSKGEEDRKTFSSEALRLLMDYGWPGNVRELENMVERILAMTRNPVVEPSDLPDVVFDPGDLKRDIHFARILDSGDSFDEAVSAFEKRLITMAIKKAGGNRSEAARMLKLKRSTLQDKVVKYGIHTP